GTGGGAAAATTCTAATGGAAAAGCATTTAGCAATACGGTTGGGAGAACTACACCTTTAAATGCTTTGGACCCGCCACCTATTTGATTAAAGTGCTGTGCTACCATCCATAAACGATGCTATCCAGTTAGGTTGGGGTTAGGGTCCTTAATTTAGCACACTTAATTAAGCCACCATATGAATTTCCAACTACCAACACCGCTTACCTCAGCGGATCTGGATTCACTGAAATTCTTAGGaaatttcagtttctgaaatttcagatctagGCCATCTATTTTTCATCTAAGAGTCATTGTTCTGTCACGTGTcctactactaataaaataataagataaatccCCTAGATCCTAATCCTACCTCAGCTTATGTGGCTACACTCTTACCATAATTTGTTTTCACCGACTTTTCTTTTCACATAATCAAACCTTCTCGCGATTCACGGATTCGACAATaattcaacacgaaattaataaattaaagttgagaggttcatttaattaaatggatcataTTAGAATtaatctatatagtcttatatccaTGCATCTACACAACATGAACTAGATATGCAATATTTAGAGcggtcaatttttgacacgacttgTGAATCTAACACAAATTTAATACGAAATTAACAAATTAGGGCTTAAGAATTTGAACCGTTTTATTAAACGAATTGAGTTAAGATTGACCTAAATAATATAACACCATGTTTCAAACCCGATACGGACACAATTTGTCATCACTAATCAAAGTAAATACGCCTATACCTACATGTCACTTAATTGAAGGTACGCAAAATCCTTCAATATACTATTTACATCATCAAACCCAGATTTCAATTAAGAGGACAAAGTCAATAAAAGCCATGATGGTGTAACCATTACGCATCAACACATATCTACTCCTTACTCCTTAGTCGATCAGAAGTACCTAAGCCAAGGGACCATCCTTCCTTCGCTGACATAACCGACTCCAACCAATTCGGTGTGAACTCCCTTCTTTTAAGAACTGTATTTGATGCTTCTTCAAGGCATCTCGCTACAGTTGTACCAAATTTGTGCCGACTCAGTGAATAATCTTCATTGCCGACGCCTGATTTGCTTTGACCAAGGATCCATAATAACTGCATATTATGCAGAACAGAGCTCATAACATTGGGGCTAGAGAGAGTATAACATTTGTAACTAGCGTGGAAGCGGAATAATTCCTTAAATTCTTCTTAGCAGCAGATCTATAAACAAAAATAGCTTCAATTTCTTATTGGGTCATATATATCTTACTTTGAGCAAATTTCACAAAACCAAAAGAGATGCTATAAAGAGGTTTTGAAAGCCCATCATGAGCAATATACAAAGAGGAAGCTGATATTCAAGTGCAGAGATGATGAAAACTTACCTACCCTTCCTTTTCCTTTACATtcactcattttttaattactACAACATGGGAATCTCCCGGTGATTAAGCATTCATAATTCTAACAGGAGTTTTATTCCCTCATCATGTTTGTTGTGCTTTGAAGCACATGTCAACTTGATGAATGAGAAAAGTTAAACCTATCAACATTCACCAGTTTGTTGACATCTCTACTCCCAAGCCAAAAAGGTACAGCAccatattgaaatattaagcaCAGCCGTCTCTAACATCGTTTTCATTGCCTTGACTAATTACCCGAAATCCAAAATATTCACACATTAACAGGCTATTGATACCATGGGCAACTGTAGCTTTGGAAACCCAGCACATCCTCTAAAGCCTATCTCAATCTCCAATAACAGTTAAACCAGAATTCACTGGACACAAATCAACTAGATTATACAATCCGCTTATATTTTAATGTTTGAAATTGAATCACATACCCACCCAAactcaagaatttattttatttgacatGTTTGTTACTAAAATTCAGTCAAAGAGTGTGTATTGGTGCAGAAATACCCAAATACAGCTTAGAATTCCTCCAATCTATGAACAAATAtatccataaaataaaaattaattagagaaaagaaaatttttaacgAATCAAGAATTAAGAAGTGCGCACAGAGACTCTGCCATATATAGCAACAGTATAACTACAACTCTTTAatccaacaaaaaacaaaaaacaaaaaaacaaaaaaacaaaaaacgaggACCGTGTACTTACAAGCGGTGGCTAAATTTTTGTCTTATACACGCATTTTTGATCGCCAATAGTTCGATTGGAGATATAAATGTTGAAATCACAGGTTGTGGAAGTATCGGCGTGAATCTTGAAAAAAAGGATTTTGACTTTGCCGGAAAGTTTGACGACGGTGTTGAAGGGCAGGGCACCGGAGGTGACATCGGATAAGATATCGGAGTTGGAGAGTAAACGGTCGGCCATGACGGTGAGTGTCAGGTTGATGTGTTCGGTCCCGCCGGCGGTTATTTCGCCGGCCATAAGTGGCGCTTCGCCGACGAGCTGGCCTCTGTAGTTGAGGAGGGCGGTGGAGTTGTCGTACTTGTAGCCCACCTTGTTAGGGTTGTAGACGGAGACATCCGCTCCCACACTGACATTGATGTACACTCTGACCTTGGCAATATCCAGAGACACGTCCAGATCCTTGATGCTCAGGTTGTCGTACGTTGTCACGGGACGCTTGGCCTTGAACACTGTGAACGCTAGTATTACAATCAGTATCACTATGCCGACGATGCTCCCTATCACCGCTATACAACACGTCTTTCTGCGCTTCCCAGATCGTCTCACCGATTTTCCGTCCACCTCCATCCTTTTACTTgtattcaaattctttttccGGCAAATACTCCTATATATGATCCTGTGATGagctttttggttttctttctcttccaaaTTCCAATATATAAAGATTATtaaagagaaagagacagagaaagagaaagagagagagtgagaccTGGGTGAGGGCGGCCGCGCTTTGAGCCCACGCTAGCTTTGTGGGCTATTGGCCTTCTAGGTTGGGCTAAGAACTTCTAATATTTTGTTGAattaataaaggaaataaatttaaacataaTCTGATTGGAGGAGGATAATTAATGAAATAGCCACCTTAAGTCGCGCTCAAGAGTCGCCTTCCCGGGATTGATCTTGCCGCGagatattttagttaaattaaCGATGAGATTTAATTGGCATTAATGTATACTATATAGTTAAGCCGTTCAAATATATGAACTTATTCATATTAGGattccatcagattttaaaatttaagtattttattacatttaacgGTTTAAATAAATATAGAGGTTTATGTGTTACTAAAGTaagtaattttagtttttaatatatcaaattcaTTTCCCTCAATAACTCACAAATATctgtacttttttatttaaaagtaaaatatatatattttaaaataaattttttattggagCGTTTGGCCGgagtaaaaaattgtttaacTTTAACATATTTTTGGTTAATCAATAAATAATCATCATTAGGTCCCTTTCCCACTTACTAGGCATGCAACTATTTGAGCATTTGGGCCTCACAAATAGCCATTTTACAAAGTGCAAGCAATATGGGTCACCATTTTTTAATGCCTTTAATTCTTACACTCTCTTCTTAAGCAACTCATCTTTGTTGTCCATTTCTTCCTCAATGCTTctagtattatatatatatatatatatggggggggggggggttcgCTATTTGTCTGTAACCTGAGAGTggttcaaaatatattttatgccGAAACAAACGGGATCAATTTACAATTAGACTGTTTTTTAATTACTTGTAAGTCTTTCagatgaattagtatacttatgtaTAGCTGCCATACATCAAAAGGAGCTTGTTTTAGTGCATTTTTAtctcttttagtttttatttttatttttatttttgggtaataTGAATTGAATTGTAAACATTGGGCAATATAAGTATTTATAAACTAAATtctattacaaaaaaaatacatctaTTTATAAAAACTTTGCACAATACaagtaaattgaaaaaaaactacaaaatacaattgaattgaattatattatctaaaataaaatacaaatgcATAATTGTTTTTAGCTGCCCACTTAAACACTCTTAACTTCTCcttgcatatttttatttttattttgttttacaaatAAAGTGATTattcgaaaaaagaaaaaagaaaagctttaaaaaGGGTAGCTTGGGGTGGGTGTAGAAAGTCGAAACCCAAGAAAATACGGCCGATACCTGATTATACGCGTAGAAAAATCGATCTGAATGTAGGGCCAACCAGGTGTTTAAGAATTAAGATGTTGATTTGACTTGAAAGGGGGTTTGGGCCTTTTACGCAACCTGTACAACTTTCTGGGCTGGCAATTCAAATTTGGACCCTACCTTCCTAAACACAAACCCACAATAGATGGACCCTGGAGATGAATCCATCACAACTCACaagagtttctttttctctcaagtAGAGTAGGTGGCAAACTggcaattctttttttaatgggtttttttGAGACTGTTTTTTACGAATTgagtaaaaaattatcatacttaattaattaaatgtgtttaaatgaatataataagaccataattttataatttaacaattatttttatttatttattttgagtcTTTGACTCATTGATTTTGTTCTAGATGAAATTTAGAGGTTACGTAAAAAAATGGTCTAAATCAACTTGCAGGTCAATGGAATGGGATCCTTTTGAATTCCAGCCAGCCAAAGCCTGCCGGCACTAAATGGGGGCTCCTTGTCCTTGGAGACTGGAGTAGAGGGTAGATAGGGAGAACTGAATGATGTCGGCGTTAGGTGAGAATTGATTAAGTGGCCTCCTTCTTGCAAGGGTTACCGCACGCCCACGCAGTTTGATACTTTGCTTTACTGAATTGCTGCCGCTGCCGCAACGGCACCGATcgagtagaagaagaagaaatggggaGTGAGTTCGAGTTGACTGGGTTCGAACAAGGGGTTTTGGAGACCTTGAAGAGGTGCCAGCAGCGAAATGAAAACACTCTGCTCTGGGCACTGGAAGTGACTAAATGCGTAAGGTCGTGGGGTATAGGGCTTCCCTGCGCCGAGTTGGGCCAAGTCTTGGTCTCCCATCTCTGCTTTGACAACAATCACTCATCCCTTTGGAAGTTCATGGAGCAAGCTCTTTCCTCTGGCCTCATCTACCCACTTCAAGTCCTATCCCTCCTCACGTCCAGGTTTGTTAATTTCTTTACTTATTTGTGATTACCCACCATCTACTTGCACCTGTTTGTTAATTTCTTTACTTATTTGTGATTTCAGGGTACTTCCTCATCGCCGCTCTCAACCAAAGGCGTATAGACTCTATCTTGAACTTCTTAGTCGATATGCGCTTTCGTTTAATCCAGTGATGGCAGATGCCTGCAAAGAGAAGTGTGTGTCATTTCCATTTCTGtttgttatcttttttattttattattattattattattattattattattattattattattattattatatgggTTGCATAGATGCTTGTTGAAATGCTTGCTAAAGGAATATAGTCGTTGCTAGCATAACTCACAATCAATCAACTAATGAGGTGTTGAATACATGCTATGCTATCTTTCAGGATAATAAAATCTGTTGATGTTGCCCTTCAACTGTCTCAGACATATAGGGTCCATATTCTGGAGCTTGGACATGCCTTCGTGCTGTTCTTTTTCAGTATTGTCGTTGGTTTGATTGATAGCACATTGGACGATTGGGGTTTACATATGACACCTACAGACAGACCAAGTTTTGCAGTTGGAAGCGCAGACCTCCTTGATATGGACATAGATTTTAAAGGGAGCCACAATTTCAGAGGAAATGAACATCATGAACATATAAGGAGGTCGAATTCTTTTATGGCCTTGGACGTGGTGGAAAAACTAACAGAAAGCAGAAAAGCTATGGTTATACTCCGCCTTGTTCACTTGAACATGTATGCACACCACTTTTCGTGTTGTTTGCCTTCAATTTTTGCCTCCCTGTGaactttttttgatgttattaGAATAAAACCATGCATTCTTTTCTAACTATTCAACTCTTTGAAGTTTACTGAAACTGCTTGACATATGCTGCTATGATAGTGCATCTATTAATCCATCAAATTGCTATTCTTTTCCAACTCTTGATCTGATTTCTTGAGTGGAACATATTTATCATTAGACAAATATATGATGATCATCCTGGGAAATCTCTttagaaatttagaatttatttaGGTTGAATCCTTCAGTTGATGGATATTGTCTTTGAATGAATCCTGTTTTCTTTCGCCCTGTAGCCCAtgttcattttaatatttggaTTTAAAGAAATCTATTTGCCTGTACTTTTCGTATTACTGGTCGAAGGCTTCATGGATAATGTATGAATTCAATACTGTTCTATCTCAAACGAGCTGCCTAGATGATGATtctcatgatttttatttatttttataatccaTTTGTgttgttaattatttttccctTGTCTTCAGCATAAGGATGTTCCTTGAGGAGATTCTTTGATATCCTAATATGAACTTTTTTCTAATGACTGTCACTGAGATTTGGGTCTAACAGCATAATGCTTGTGTTGAGGGTGCGAGGTGGGAGAGGTGATTGATAGCTTGAAACAATATCTAGCAAGTAGTAGGTCAAGAGATAGGCCATTGGCTGTTCTGTCAAACTCTTAATAAGAAATTGAGAGTAGGAAGGGCAGAAGATATATTACTTTTCCACCTTCTATGTTATTTGCAGTTGTATATGCAATTATGGGCCAATGCAATACATTTTGAACTGTatgtttggttttttatttagcTGCATATACGTATGATGCTATCCTACTCTTAAAATGGTAGGCACTTTTAAATGTGTATGACTGTACACAAGTACAAGCTCAAACATAAATCTACTTCTATGCCAAGCAAATCTTCATGTAGAAACTGATATGTATCATCCCTTTCTCTTGTTTCTTTTACCTGAAAGGCCTGAGAAGTTCAATGGCCTCCTGCAGAGGCTGTGGTTCCTTGAGGCCAATGAATTGGTATCCCCAGATCTGAATTCTGCAAATCAATTATTGGCAAAATTATCTGCCAACATTCACAGAGTGTTGGGCTTTCAGTACCAGTTAGACAAGCGCCATATAATTGGGATGCTTGTTGATATCCCGTCATGTAAGCCAGCGCCTTGCTTCCATTCGGGATTTAGTCGGTCTGCTTGCTGGGTTCCTTTTGATATTTACATGGAGAATACAATGGATGGGAAACAACTTCCTATCAAGTCTGCTGTGGATGTATTGACAGGTTATCCTCTTGAAGAGTATACCTTGAACTTTTTCCTGTTCAATTTCTgttatttgtgtgtgtgtgtgtgtgagagagagagagagagagagagagcagatatcacatttataaaataaaagagataatttgtttgataattgcaaataattattatttccTACATTTGATGACTAATTGCAGAGGCAATTAAGACTCTCCAAGTATTTAACCAGGCAAGCTGGCAAGAAACCTTCCTGGCGCTTTGGCTTTCAGCCCTTCGGCTTGTGCAACGAGTTGAGACTAGTCTATATTAACAGTTCTTATcatgaaaaattaaatacacTCATCTGATGTTTACTCTCTGAATCCTTCGTTACAGGAACGTAATCCTCCAGAAGGTCCGGTTCCAGGTCTTGAGGCTCGTCTTTCTGTCCTTCTGTCTATCGTCCCCTTGGCAATTGCTAATGTTTTGGAGGATGAGGCCAAACTGTGTTGCTCTTCTATTCCAGGAGCTACTGCTACTGGATATGTTGAATCTGGGTGTAGGCATAAAATGAATGGGAAGCATCGTGCTTCAAGGAAAGATGGGCTGATTTCCTCTCTCCAGGTTCTTGGACACTTCTCTGGCCTGCTATGCCCTCCGTTATCTGTCATTAGTGAAGCTAATAATGCAGCTAGAAAAGCAGCTAGCTTCATTACTAATGCCAAGAACGAAAGGGATGGTATAGGTGGAGGCAGTCATGTTGATACTTCTATAAAAGCAGGTAGTTTGGGCAAGTATTTAATTAACTTCTAATCTCAAATCCTCAGTTTTTATTATGGCATGGGATCAATATTACATCCATACATTACATAGACATGGGTCTAGGTTTATGCCGTTTCACCTTTGTCTAGTGCTGTCTGTAATGTTTTTGCAATTAATTGTTTATGCCTTTCAGGGGGCAACATGAGGCACCTCATAGTGGAAGCTTGCATTGCAAGAAGTTTAATTGACACATCAGCATATGTTTGGCCTTGTTATGTGTCTGCATCAATAATTTCACTGTCAGATTCATCATCAATTGAAAAATCTCCTTGGTTAATATTTATGGAAGGAGCACCATTAAATGGTTCTCTAATAAATTCTCTTATCACGACTCCTGCTTCGAggtataataatttttttgtttgttaaattctAATACTAGTAAGTCTGGCGTTGAATAATTGTCCCTCCATTTTCTCTCCTCAAGTTTAGCGGAGATAgagaaattatattatatagCAATAAATGGATCAGAGGAGGAGAACTCTGTAGCTGCAAAGATTCTATGTGGTGCATCTCTCTCCCGTGGATGGAACATTCAGGTAGCATCACTAGTGATGTTGTAAAGTTGTACTTCGGCTATTTTTAAAGTCCTCTTCTATCAATAGTGTGGCTGAGAAGCTCCTTCTAGTTAGTTggtttctcttatatattccTTGTGTACTTGGGGGCGTTTTACGATTTTAATGGTATCTTAatcacttatataaaaaaaacaaaaatagtgtGGGCGAGACGGTGCTCTATGGCTTTAATTGTTTATATGTTCCATGAATTGATTCTCATACTACTTTTGTTTAGTCATGCCTATcaacaagaagaaagaagaaacaacttttttgttgttgtgttttttcATGGACTTAAGGGTTAGGAAAGTGAAGAATTTGTTCCTTGTATGGAAGCTCTTGTGCTACTGATTAGGATTTATGGATTGTTTACATTTCTGTTATGTTACTTGAGATAAGATCCAAAATTCAATTGAATCTCACAAAGGTGATAAAAAGAAATCATACAGTGATCTGATTACTGCTCTAAACAAGTAAACCCATACTTGAGTCCCTTAAGCTTTTTGAGTAAAAGCAACGAGAAAACTAGTTCTCAACTCAAAGCAAACTTCATGTAGTATCCCTCTAATTTGTTGACTTAAGATAAAagtagattattattattattattattattattattatttttttttaaattaaaccaaacaaattgacTCTTCCTTCTATTCCTAGTTTCCTCCCCCCCtcctttttctatttaatgCTATTCTAGCACATGGGACtattgtaactctttgccttGTCTTCATCCCAAACAAATCCCAAACTCCATGCAGCTTAAAATGCCACATTCACAGCCCTTACCTGGAACAAGTAGGCATCTTTTGGAATTCTTTTTAAATGCTACTGAACATTAGGACCAACTGCAATGTATGTATATCAGTTCCCATTAAAGTCTCTACTTCTGGAGTTTcagatttgtttatttttgtatttaggACTTGAAGCAATTGATCCCCCTCTCCTCTGGTTTTTTAAAGTGGATAACTGTGTTATCTACTTTCaaaatcacttctttttttttttttggcaggaACATGTGGTGCGATTTGTGGTCAAGCTTCTTTCTCCTCCAGCTCCTCCTAGTTATACTGGACCAGGGAGTCACTTAGTTGATTATATGTCCATGTTGTATGCTCTTCTTTTGGGAGCTTCCTCTGTTGATACTGTTCATATACTTTCTTTGCATGGTGCGGTAAgtacttttatatataaatatttatgatCTTAGGTTGACAATACGAGTTTCATATGCCTTTTAGGCTCGTGCTGTTGTGGACGCATTTTGACTTGCACTCTTGCAATTTGCAAGCATGATTTTGGTTCATAACAAGTGTGCCATTACTgcccagaaaaaagaaaaaaggggggaaaaaaaaaaaaaaaaaagtgggc
Above is a genomic segment from Corylus avellana chromosome ca9, CavTom2PMs-1.0 containing:
- the LOC132192097 gene encoding uncharacterized protein LOC132192097; this translates as MEVDGKSVRRSGKRRKTCCIAVIGSIVGIVILIVILAFTVFKAKRPVTTYDNLSIKDLDVSLDIAKVRVYINVSVGADVSVYNPNKVGYKYDNSTALLNYRGQLVGEAPLMAGEITAGGTEHINLTLTVMADRLLSNSDILSDVTSGALPFNTVVKLSGKVKILFFKIHADTSTTCDFNIYISNRTIGDQKCVYKTKI
- the LOC132191383 gene encoding mediator of RNA polymerase II transcription subunit 33A-like; this translates as MGSEFELTGFEQGVLETLKRCQQRNENTLLWALEVTKCVRSWGIGLPCAELGQVLVSHLCFDNNHSSLWKFMEQALSSGLIYPLQVLSLLTSRVLPHRRSQPKAYRLYLELLSRYALSFNPVMADACKEKIIKSVDVALQLSQTYRVHILELGHAFVLFFFSIVVGLIDSTLDDWGLHMTPTDRPSFAVGSADLLDMDIDFKGSHNFRGNEHHEHIRRSNSFMALDVVEKLTESRKAMVILRLVHLNMPEKFNGLLQRLWFLEANELVSPDLNSANQLLAKLSANIHRVLGFQYQLDKRHIIGMLVDIPSCKPAPCFHSGFSRSACWVPFDIYMENTMDGKQLPIKSAVDVLTEAIKTLQVFNQASWQETFLALWLSALRLVQRERNPPEGPVPGLEARLSVLLSIVPLAIANVLEDEAKLCCSSIPGATATGYVESGCRHKMNGKHRASRKDGLISSLQVLGHFSGLLCPPLSVISEANNAARKAASFITNAKNERDGIGGGSHVDTSIKAGGNMRHLIVEACIARSLIDTSAYVWPCYVSASIISLSDSSSIEKSPWLIFMEGAPLNGSLINSLITTPASSLAEIEKLYYIAINGSEEENSVAAKILCGASLSRGWNIQEHVVRFVVKLLSPPAPPSYTGPGSHLVDYMSMLYALLLGASSVDTVHILSLHGAVPEVAASLMPLCEAFGSVKPSSSNKSSKGDEPSIHMVFSLAFLYLLRLWKFYRAPLEQCISERGIVGVQGEVTLEYLLLLRNSSIASCQVETNSNPNESESASGKPIYIDSYPKLRAWYCQNKSCIASTLAGLSSGNPVHQVANKILSMIYWKMTKGVTSASNSSTLTSSSTGSSPASTGEDDYQRPMLPAWEVLESIPFVLEAILTACAHGRLSSRDLTTGLRDLVDFLPASLAAIVSYFSAEVTRGIWRPVPMNGKDWPSPAAILPSVQSEIKTILAAVGVDLPSCSTGNSLIMLPLPMAALVSLTITFKLEKSLEYIHSVAGLALEHCASSCPWPGMHIIGSLWAQKVRRWHDFIVVTSSRSIFRQNKEAVAQLLKSCFSSFLGSFDISTFSLNNQSSVNGLLGSSISARGVCSSVAPGFLYLRSCRTIQNVDYVNDIIVGLVAEHARELAARWASTDSPRLKSSQASLSMATTRAREVASLGASLLCVTGGAPLVQELFRNTIPTWLLSSREEKLHKVSAVSRIVEGYAMAYLLILSGAILWGVEAKPASLAFARRARIVGAHMDFLAGVLEGNISLACDPATWKAYLSCLVGLMVRFTPAWIQEVKLETLRKLAGGLRGWHECELALSLLERGGTAAIGSVAELVNVIN